In Streptomyces sp. NBC_01551, one DNA window encodes the following:
- a CDS encoding CYTH and CHAD domain-containing protein has product MADTKREIERKFEFPEPDGAGGTGKAGKSGKKASKAARHALPDLAGTAGIAAVRDEGTVDLDAVYYDTRDQRLAADGLTLRRRTGGGDAGWHLKLPVSPGVRDEVSAPLGDSVPPALAALVRSRVRGAALEPQVRLRSSRKVSHLLDADGAVLAELSTDTVRAEREEAAAAWTEVEVELADGVDPALLDAVEKRFGKAGLRVSDAPSKVARALDETGAPPPARPEPAPDDDSAGAYVLSYLREQLDAVIAQDPAVRRNLPDSVHQLRVATRRTRSAFKTYREVLDRDVTDPLGDELRWLAAELGVDRDQEVLLERLQTRLGELPRTLLLGPVRGRLRVWNNARRSGSRRRALAALDSKRYLTLLDSLDALLADPPLLEGAARPAEDVLPQAVIHDHGRLAKRIGAALDLEPGHERDLALHEARKAAKRSRYAAEAAVPALGKPAKRLAKAVKKVQTLLGDHQDSVVAREALLGLGVQAAAAGESAFTWGVLHAREEALADRRERELPDVWEKASDPARRAPLAG; this is encoded by the coding sequence ATGGCGGACACGAAGCGCGAGATCGAGCGGAAATTCGAGTTCCCTGAGCCCGACGGGGCCGGTGGGACCGGCAAGGCCGGGAAATCCGGCAAGAAGGCGTCGAAGGCGGCCCGGCACGCGCTGCCGGACCTGGCGGGGACGGCCGGCATCGCGGCCGTCCGCGACGAGGGCACCGTCGACCTCGACGCCGTCTACTACGACACCCGCGACCAGCGGCTCGCCGCCGACGGCCTGACCCTGCGGCGCAGGACCGGCGGCGGCGACGCCGGCTGGCACCTCAAACTCCCCGTCTCGCCCGGTGTCCGCGACGAGGTCTCGGCCCCGCTCGGCGACAGCGTGCCGCCCGCCCTCGCCGCCCTGGTCCGCTCCCGGGTGCGGGGCGCCGCGCTGGAGCCCCAGGTCCGGCTGCGCTCCTCGCGCAAGGTCAGCCACCTCCTCGACGCCGACGGAGCCGTGCTCGCCGAGCTGTCCACCGACACCGTCCGGGCCGAGCGCGAAGAGGCCGCCGCCGCCTGGACCGAGGTCGAGGTCGAACTCGCCGACGGCGTGGACCCGGCGCTGCTCGACGCCGTGGAGAAGAGGTTCGGCAAGGCCGGCCTCCGGGTGTCCGACGCCCCCTCGAAAGTCGCCCGCGCCCTGGACGAGACCGGCGCCCCGCCGCCGGCCCGGCCCGAGCCCGCCCCCGACGACGACAGCGCGGGCGCGTACGTCCTGTCGTACCTGCGGGAACAGCTCGACGCGGTGATCGCGCAGGACCCCGCCGTACGCCGAAACCTGCCCGACTCCGTCCACCAACTGCGCGTCGCCACCCGGCGGACGCGCAGCGCCTTCAAGACCTACCGCGAGGTGCTCGACCGGGACGTCACCGACCCCCTCGGCGACGAGCTGCGCTGGCTCGCCGCCGAACTCGGCGTCGACCGCGACCAGGAAGTCCTGCTGGAGCGGCTCCAGACCCGGCTCGGCGAACTCCCGCGCACCCTGCTGCTCGGCCCGGTCCGCGGCCGGCTCCGGGTGTGGAACAACGCCCGCCGCTCCGGCTCCCGGCGCCGCGCCCTCGCCGCCCTGGACAGCAAGCGGTACCTGACCCTCCTGGACTCCCTCGACGCCCTGCTCGCCGACCCGCCGCTGCTGGAGGGCGCCGCCCGACCCGCCGAGGACGTCCTGCCCCAGGCCGTCATCCACGACCACGGGCGCCTCGCGAAGCGGATCGGCGCCGCGCTGGACCTGGAGCCGGGCCACGAACGCGACCTGGCCCTGCACGAGGCCCGCAAGGCCGCCAAGCGCTCCCGCTACGCGGCGGAAGCCGCCGTACCGGCCCTCGGCAAGCCCGCGAAACGCCTCGCGAAGGCCGTGAAGAAGGTGCAGACCCTGCTCGGCGACCACCAGGACAGCGTCGTCGCCCGCGAGGCCCTGCTCGGCCTCGGCGTCCAGGCCGCCGCCGCGGGGGAGTCCGCCTTCACCTGGGGCGTCCTGCACGCCCGCGAGGAAGCCCTGGCCGACCGGCGCGAACGGGAACTTCCGGACGTATGGGAGAAGGCCTCGGACCCCGCGCGGCGCGCGCCCCTCGCCGGCTAG
- the mreC gene encoding rod shape-determining protein MreC — MRDTRESRLLLVLLIAIAFALITVDIRTGEDSPVDGARQAAAAVFGPVEKGVATAVDPVANAIGAVRDSGERHNRIATLTRENAALKAKLGSADQTRSRIHELDEMLKRAGAGQYGIKGAEVIAIGAAQGFSWTVTIDAGTKDGIERDMTVLNGDGLVGRVATVGPDTATVVLANDPDFTVGTRLEKTGELGFATGQGDRALSVQMLNGKAKINPGDRLLTFGSRGNKPFVPGVPIGEVVKVDPSRGDLTRTVWVRPFVGFSRLDIVGVVVMPPREDPRDAVLPPKPEPAKPTPTVTVTVTPSASASVPAKPDDE, encoded by the coding sequence GTGAGGGACACACGAGAAAGCCGGCTGCTCCTGGTTCTTCTGATCGCCATCGCGTTCGCGCTGATCACGGTGGACATCAGAACGGGCGAGGATTCTCCGGTCGACGGTGCCCGGCAGGCCGCCGCGGCGGTCTTCGGCCCGGTCGAGAAGGGCGTCGCGACCGCGGTCGACCCGGTCGCCAACGCCATAGGGGCGGTACGGGACTCCGGCGAGCGCCACAACCGGATCGCCACGCTGACGCGCGAGAACGCGGCCCTGAAGGCCAAGCTGGGCAGCGCGGACCAGACCCGCAGCCGGATCCACGAGCTCGACGAGATGCTCAAGCGCGCCGGCGCCGGCCAGTACGGCATCAAGGGCGCCGAGGTCATCGCCATAGGAGCGGCCCAGGGCTTCTCCTGGACCGTGACCATCGACGCCGGCACCAAGGACGGCATCGAGCGCGACATGACCGTCCTCAACGGCGACGGGCTCGTCGGCCGCGTCGCCACCGTCGGCCCCGACACCGCCACCGTGGTGCTCGCCAACGACCCCGACTTCACCGTCGGCACCCGCCTGGAGAAGACGGGCGAGCTGGGCTTCGCCACCGGCCAGGGCGACCGCGCCCTCTCCGTCCAGATGCTCAACGGCAAGGCCAAGATCAACCCCGGCGACCGGCTGCTGACCTTCGGATCGCGCGGCAACAAGCCGTTCGTCCCCGGCGTCCCCATCGGCGAGGTGGTCAAGGTCGACCCCTCGCGCGGCGACCTGACCCGCACCGTGTGGGTCCGCCCGTTCGTCGGGTTCTCCCGCCTCGACATCGTCGGCGTCGTGGTCATGCCCCCGCGCGAGGACCCGCGCGACGCCGTCCTGCCGCCCAAGCCCGAGCCGGCCAAGCCGACCCCGACGGTCACCGTCACGGTCACCCCGTCCGCGTCCGCGAGCGTCCCCGCCAAGCCGGACGACGAGTAG
- the mrdA gene encoding penicillin-binding protein 2, with protein sequence MTNIPETGRTPRVQIRLVIIQVLVFSLLFTLGGRLWYLQIRNGSEYSDEAKNNHVQQVVQPAVRGSILDARGVPLADNETRLVVSASRTELMKIKDRGKDVLTRLAGVLDMKPQEVMDKVRLCDSQTPQPCWNGSPYQPIPVTDEATTQQALQIRERPEDFPGITAEPTAVRRYPAPGGANTGQALGYLSPVTDDEIVKAKNTNSPFLRSDQVGRFGLERTYDKALRGKSGVTRYEVDNLGRVIGEANNDPAIPGANLVTSIDARVQAVAEYELDAAMKEARKQIDRNTGVPYKADAGAIVALESKTGRVVAMASNPTYDPNVWVGGISGKDYAKLTAKESNVPLMNRAIQGQAAPGSIFKVIPTAAAVNAGYKFDGSYPCPSSYSIGGQVFKNFESQGHGSITLGRALEVSCDTVFYALGHQQWLKDGGLKPVKNPAEIFYKTAHQFGLGAETGIDLPGEEKGRVPDRQWKQRFWEANKDQWCKTGKKGGTYVELLSYENCLEGNLMRAGDAVNYSIGQGDTLVTPIQMATIYAAISNGGTLWNPTIGKAVISADGKKVEEIKPKAHGKLPMTQQTRDQIDEALEGVATRGTAAWRFGGWPQKQIPMHAKTGTAEVYGKQTTSWFATYTEDYTIVMTISQGGTGSGASGPAVRNVYNAIYGLDMAGKQDPKKALLLKPEAKLPTIQPDGSIDAPEVKPYVPPSPEDSVPALAGPPAPPATRQD encoded by the coding sequence GTGACCAACATTCCGGAGACCGGCCGCACCCCCCGGGTGCAGATCCGGCTCGTCATCATCCAGGTGCTCGTCTTCTCGCTGCTGTTCACCCTCGGGGGGCGGCTCTGGTACCTCCAGATCCGCAACGGCTCGGAGTACTCCGACGAGGCCAAGAACAACCACGTCCAGCAGGTCGTACAGCCCGCCGTGCGCGGCTCGATCCTGGACGCCCGCGGCGTCCCGCTCGCCGACAACGAGACCCGCCTGGTCGTCTCGGCCAGCCGCACCGAGCTGATGAAGATAAAGGACAGGGGCAAGGACGTCCTGACCCGGCTCGCCGGCGTGCTCGACATGAAGCCGCAGGAGGTCATGGACAAGGTCCGCCTCTGCGACTCCCAGACCCCGCAGCCCTGCTGGAACGGCTCCCCGTACCAGCCCATCCCGGTCACCGACGAGGCCACCACCCAGCAGGCCCTCCAGATCCGCGAACGCCCCGAGGACTTCCCCGGCATCACCGCCGAGCCCACCGCCGTCCGCCGCTACCCGGCCCCCGGCGGCGCCAACACCGGCCAGGCGCTCGGCTACCTCTCGCCGGTCACCGACGACGAGATCGTCAAGGCGAAGAACACCAACTCGCCGTTCCTGCGCTCCGACCAGGTCGGCCGCTTCGGCCTGGAGCGCACCTACGACAAGGCGCTGCGCGGCAAGTCCGGCGTCACCCGCTACGAGGTGGACAACCTCGGCCGGGTCATCGGCGAGGCCAACAACGACCCGGCGATTCCCGGCGCCAACCTCGTGACCAGCATCGACGCCCGTGTCCAGGCAGTCGCCGAGTACGAGCTGGACGCGGCCATGAAGGAAGCGCGCAAGCAGATCGACCGCAACACCGGCGTCCCCTACAAGGCCGACGCGGGTGCCATCGTCGCCCTGGAGTCCAAGACCGGCCGCGTCGTCGCCATGGCCTCCAACCCGACGTACGACCCGAACGTGTGGGTCGGCGGGATCTCCGGCAAGGACTACGCCAAGCTCACCGCCAAGGAGTCCAACGTCCCGCTGATGAACCGGGCCATCCAGGGCCAGGCGGCCCCGGGCTCCATCTTCAAGGTCATCCCCACGGCGGCCGCGGTCAACGCCGGCTACAAGTTCGACGGCAGCTACCCCTGCCCCAGCTCGTACTCCATCGGTGGCCAGGTCTTCAAGAACTTCGAGTCCCAGGGGCACGGATCGATCACCCTCGGCCGGGCCCTGGAGGTCTCCTGCGACACCGTCTTCTACGCGCTGGGCCACCAGCAGTGGCTCAAGGACGGTGGGCTCAAGCCGGTGAAGAACCCGGCGGAGATCTTCTACAAGACCGCCCACCAGTTCGGCCTCGGCGCGGAGACCGGCATCGACCTGCCGGGCGAGGAGAAGGGCCGCGTCCCCGACCGCCAGTGGAAGCAGCGGTTCTGGGAGGCCAACAAGGACCAGTGGTGCAAGACCGGCAAGAAGGGCGGCACCTACGTCGAGCTGCTGTCCTACGAGAACTGCCTCGAAGGCAACCTCATGCGCGCCGGTGACGCCGTCAACTACTCCATCGGTCAGGGCGACACGCTCGTCACCCCGATCCAGATGGCCACCATCTACGCGGCCATCTCCAACGGCGGCACCCTGTGGAACCCGACCATCGGCAAGGCCGTCATCAGCGCCGACGGCAAGAAGGTCGAGGAGATCAAGCCGAAGGCCCACGGCAAGCTGCCCATGACCCAGCAGACCCGGGACCAGATCGACGAGGCACTCGAAGGCGTCGCCACCCGCGGTACCGCCGCCTGGCGCTTCGGCGGCTGGCCGCAGAAGCAGATCCCGATGCACGCCAAGACCGGTACCGCCGAGGTCTACGGCAAGCAGACGACCTCCTGGTTCGCCACGTACACCGAGGACTACACGATCGTGATGACGATCTCCCAGGGTGGTACCGGTTCCGGTGCCTCCGGTCCCGCCGTGCGCAACGTCTACAACGCCATCTACGGACTCGACATGGCCGGCAAGCAGGACCCGAAGAAGGCCCTGCTGCTCAAGCCCGAGGCGAAGCTGCCCACCATCCAGCCCGACGGCTCCATCGACGCCCCCGAGGTCAAGCCGTACGTGCCCCCGTCCCCGGAGGACTCGGTGCCCGCGCTCGCCGGACCGCCCGCGCCGCCCGCGACGCGGCAGGACTGA
- the rodA gene encoding rod shape-determining protein RodA gives MQTANKFSVSRYAPERGPMAKLTSRDSVLRRLDWPILLSALALSFIGSLLVWSATRNRTTLNQGDPYYFLLRHALNTGIGLVLMIGTVWLGHRTLRGAVPILYGLSLLLILAVLTPLGATINGAHAWIVIGGGFSLQPSEFVKITIILGMAMLLASRVDAGDLAHPDHRTVVKALCLAAAPMGIVMLMPDLGSVMVMVIIVLGVLLASGASNRWVLGLLGSGAAGAILIWQLGVLDEYQINRFAAFANPELDPAGVGYNTNQARIAIGSGGLTGSGLFKGSQTTGQFVPEQQTDFVFTVAGEELGFLGAGLILLLLGVVLWRACLIARETTELYGTIVAAGIIAWFAFQAFENIGMTLGIMPVAGLPLPFVSYGGSSMFAVWVAVGLLQSIRVQRPMSA, from the coding sequence ATGCAGACCGCCAACAAGTTCTCCGTCTCCCGGTACGCGCCCGAGCGCGGGCCGATGGCCAAGCTCACCTCCCGCGACTCGGTGCTGCGCCGGCTCGACTGGCCGATACTGCTGTCCGCCCTCGCGCTGTCCTTCATCGGCTCGCTGCTGGTGTGGTCGGCGACCCGCAACCGGACCACCCTCAACCAGGGCGACCCGTACTACTTCCTGCTGCGGCACGCCCTGAACACCGGCATCGGCCTGGTGCTGATGATCGGCACGGTCTGGCTCGGGCACCGCACCCTGCGCGGCGCCGTGCCGATCCTGTACGGGCTCTCGCTGCTGCTGATCCTCGCCGTGCTCACCCCGCTCGGCGCGACCATCAACGGCGCCCACGCGTGGATCGTGATCGGCGGCGGATTCTCGCTCCAGCCCTCCGAGTTCGTGAAGATCACGATCATCCTGGGCATGGCGATGCTGCTGGCGTCCCGGGTCGACGCCGGTGACCTCGCCCATCCCGACCACCGGACCGTGGTCAAGGCGCTCTGCCTGGCCGCCGCCCCGATGGGCATCGTCATGCTGATGCCCGACCTCGGCTCGGTCATGGTCATGGTCATCATCGTGCTCGGTGTCCTGCTGGCCTCCGGCGCCTCCAACCGCTGGGTGCTCGGGCTGCTGGGCTCGGGCGCGGCCGGCGCCATCCTGATCTGGCAGCTCGGCGTCCTCGACGAGTACCAGATCAACCGCTTCGCGGCCTTCGCCAACCCCGAGCTCGACCCGGCCGGCGTCGGCTACAACACCAACCAGGCGCGCATCGCGATCGGCTCCGGCGGGCTCACCGGCTCCGGGCTGTTCAAGGGCTCGCAGACCACCGGCCAGTTCGTGCCGGAGCAGCAGACCGACTTCGTCTTCACGGTGGCGGGGGAGGAGCTGGGCTTCCTCGGGGCCGGGCTGATCCTGCTGCTGCTCGGCGTGGTGCTGTGGCGGGCCTGCCTGATCGCCCGCGAGACGACCGAGCTCTACGGGACGATCGTGGCGGCCGGGATCATCGCCTGGTTCGCCTTCCAGGCCTTCGAGAACATCGGGATGACCCTCGGGATCATGCCGGTCGCGGGGCTCCCGCTGCCGTTCGTGTCCTACGGAGGCTCGTCGATGTTCGCGGTCTGGGTGGCGGTCGGGCTGTTGCAGTCGATCCGGGTGCAACGTCCGATGTCGGCCTAG
- a CDS encoding rod shape-determining protein, producing the protein MSFIGRDMAIDLGTANTLVYVRGRGIVLNEPSVVAINTNTGGILAVGSEAKKMIGRTPGNIVAVRPLKDGVIADFEITERMLRYFILKIHKRRYLARPRVVVCVPSGITGVERRAVIEASTQAGARQVHIIEEPMAAAIGSGLPVHEATGNMVVDIGGGTTEVAVISLGGIVTAQSIRVAGDELDNAIIQHIKKEYSLLLGERTAEQIKITIGSAYDLDKDEHTEIRGRDLVSGLPKTVVISAAEVRKAIEEPVNAIVDAVKTTLDKCPPELSGDIMDRGIVLTGGGALLRGLDERLRRETGMPIHIAEDPLDSVALGSGKCVEEFEALQQVLDAQPRR; encoded by the coding sequence ATGTCGTTCATCGGCCGTGACATGGCGATCGACCTCGGGACCGCCAACACGCTGGTGTACGTGAGGGGCCGGGGGATCGTCCTGAACGAGCCGTCCGTGGTCGCCATCAACACGAACACCGGTGGCATCCTGGCGGTCGGCTCCGAGGCGAAGAAGATGATCGGCCGGACGCCCGGCAACATCGTCGCCGTACGGCCCCTCAAGGACGGCGTGATCGCCGACTTCGAGATCACCGAGCGCATGCTCCGGTACTTCATCCTCAAGATCCACAAGCGTCGCTACCTGGCCCGGCCGCGCGTCGTGGTCTGTGTCCCCTCCGGCATCACGGGAGTGGAGCGACGCGCCGTCATCGAGGCGTCCACGCAGGCCGGCGCCCGCCAGGTGCACATCATCGAAGAGCCCATGGCCGCCGCCATCGGCTCGGGCCTGCCCGTCCACGAGGCCACCGGCAACATGGTCGTGGACATCGGCGGCGGCACCACCGAGGTCGCCGTCATCTCCCTCGGCGGAATCGTCACGGCGCAGTCCATCCGGGTCGCCGGCGACGAGCTGGACAACGCGATCATCCAGCACATCAAGAAGGAGTACTCGCTCCTCCTCGGCGAGCGCACCGCCGAGCAGATCAAGATCACGATCGGGTCGGCGTACGACCTCGACAAGGACGAGCACACCGAGATCCGCGGCCGCGACCTGGTCTCGGGCCTGCCCAAGACGGTCGTCATCTCGGCCGCCGAGGTGCGCAAGGCCATCGAGGAACCGGTCAACGCCATCGTCGACGCGGTCAAGACCACCCTCGACAAGTGCCCGCCGGAGCTCTCCGGCGACATCATGGACCGCGGCATCGTCCTCACCGGCGGCGGCGCCCTGCTGCGCGGCCTGGACGAGAGGCTGCGCCGCGAGACCGGCATGCCGATCCACATCGCCGAGGATCCCCTCGACTCCGTCGCCCTCGGCTCCGGCAAGTGCGTGGAGGAGTTCGAGGCACTCCAGCAGGTCCTGGACGCCCAGCCCCGGCGCTGA
- the mreD gene encoding rod shape-determining protein MreD, with translation MRFNRILLSATLVVVALVVQVSVLGRLQLPGAVPDLVLLTVVALALVYGHVSGALIGFGAGLLADLAPPADHAAGRYALVLCLIGYLVGLARPDSGRFRSAWGPMLTVVAAAIGSTLLYAGVGALVGDTAARHVGLTGLLFTATLYDLLLAPFTVPFIMALARRAENDPMAVEANGGAPQGKDVASGWLAGGTGLRIGSQRGGLRLRTARGRANRAGRIKGVKGVKGVKSVKKL, from the coding sequence ATGCGCTTCAACCGGATTCTGCTCTCGGCCACGCTGGTCGTGGTCGCCCTCGTCGTCCAGGTCTCCGTCCTGGGCCGGCTCCAGCTGCCCGGCGCCGTACCCGACCTGGTGCTGCTCACCGTCGTCGCCCTCGCGCTCGTCTACGGGCACGTGAGCGGCGCCCTCATCGGCTTCGGCGCCGGTCTCCTCGCGGACTTGGCCCCGCCCGCCGACCACGCCGCCGGGCGGTACGCGCTCGTGCTGTGCCTCATCGGCTACCTCGTCGGCCTGGCCCGCCCCGACAGCGGGCGCTTCCGCTCCGCTTGGGGCCCGATGCTGACCGTCGTCGCGGCCGCGATCGGCTCCACCCTGCTGTACGCCGGTGTCGGCGCCCTCGTCGGCGACACCGCCGCCCGCCACGTGGGCCTGACCGGGCTGCTGTTCACGGCGACCCTGTACGACCTGCTGCTCGCGCCGTTCACGGTGCCCTTCATCATGGCCCTGGCGCGTCGCGCCGAGAACGATCCGATGGCCGTCGAGGCCAACGGCGGGGCCCCGCAGGGCAAGGACGTCGCCTCCGGCTGGCTGGCCGGCGGCACGGGCCTGCGGATCGGCAGCCAGCGCGGCGGCCTGCGGCTGCGGACCGCGCGCGGCCGCGCCAACCGGGCCGGCCGCATAAAGGGTGTCAAGGGCGTCAAGGGCGTGAAGAGCGTCAAGAAGCTGTGA
- a CDS encoding TIGR03936 family radical SAM-associated protein produces MQRIRLRYTKRGRLRFTSHRDFQRAFERALRRSEVPMAYSAGFTPHPRVSYANAAPTGTGSEAEYLEIALAAPRDPQKLRELLDESMPVGLDIIDAVEARTSGLAERLTASVWELRLEGVAPADAERAVAAFLAAETVEVQRRTKNGIRTFDTRGAVVSLQALPAPADRPLDNACAILRLVVRHLTPAVRPDDVLSGLHVVADLAPPVPAAVTRLAQGLFDEESGTVTDPLAPDREAVTAAPPTAAVAADATAPEGPAA; encoded by the coding sequence GTGCAGCGCATCCGCTTGCGCTACACCAAGCGCGGCCGCCTCCGGTTCACCAGCCACCGAGACTTCCAGCGCGCCTTCGAGCGGGCCCTGCGCCGCTCCGAGGTGCCCATGGCCTACTCGGCAGGCTTCACCCCGCACCCCCGGGTCTCGTACGCGAACGCCGCGCCCACCGGCACCGGCAGCGAGGCCGAGTACCTGGAGATCGCGCTCGCCGCGCCCCGCGACCCGCAGAAGCTCCGTGAGCTCCTCGACGAGTCGATGCCGGTCGGGCTCGACATCATCGACGCCGTCGAGGCCCGCACCTCCGGGCTCGCCGAGCGCCTGACCGCCTCCGTCTGGGAGCTGCGCCTGGAAGGCGTGGCGCCGGCAGACGCCGAGCGGGCCGTGGCCGCGTTCCTCGCGGCCGAGACCGTGGAGGTCCAGCGCCGCACCAAGAACGGCATCCGGACCTTCGACACCCGCGGGGCCGTGGTCAGCCTCCAGGCGCTTCCCGCGCCGGCTGATAGGCCCCTGGACAATGCCTGTGCGATACTGCGCCTGGTTGTTCGGCATCTGACACCTGCCGTGCGACCCGACGACGTCCTGTCCGGTCTCCATGTCGTGGCCGACCTGGCGCCGCCGGTCCCCGCAGCGGTGACCAGGCTGGCGCAGGGGCTCTTCGACGAAGAGTCCGGCACGGTGACCGACCCGCTCGCGCCCGACCGCGAGGCTGTCACGGCCGCCCCACCCACGGCCGCCGTAGCCGCCGACGCGACGGCGCCGGAAGGTCCCGCCGCGTAA
- the ndk gene encoding nucleoside-diphosphate kinase, producing MTQRTLVILKPDAVRRGLIGEIIGRIERKAGWTVPAMELRTLDQETLETHYGEHKGKPFYEPLMGFMASGPVVVLVVEGERVIEGVRQLAGPTDPIAAAPGSIRGDFGSITRENLIHASDSEESAERELKLFFPTLG from the coding sequence ATGACCCAGCGCACCCTCGTCATCCTCAAGCCCGACGCCGTCCGTCGCGGCCTGATCGGCGAGATCATCGGCCGCATCGAGCGGAAGGCCGGCTGGACCGTCCCCGCGATGGAGCTGCGTACGCTGGACCAGGAGACCCTGGAGACCCACTACGGCGAGCACAAGGGCAAGCCCTTCTACGAGCCCCTCATGGGCTTCATGGCGAGCGGCCCGGTCGTCGTCCTGGTCGTCGAAGGGGAACGCGTGATCGAGGGTGTCCGCCAGCTGGCCGGACCCACCGACCCGATCGCCGCGGCGCCCGGCTCCATCCGGGGTGACTTCGGCTCCATCACCCGCGAGAACCTGATCCACGCCTCGGATTCCGAGGAGTCCGCCGAGCGTGAGCTGAAGCTGTTCTTCCCCACCCTCGGATGA
- a CDS encoding TIGR03960 family B12-binding radical SAM protein, protein MMSESVFPQLEALLPHVQKPIQYVGGELNSTVKPWESADVRWALMYPDAYEVGLPNQGVMILYEVLNEREGVLAERTYSVWPDLEELMREHKVPQFTVDSHRPVGDFDVFGLSFSTELGYTNMLTALDLAGIPLEAKNRTVDHPIVLAGGHAAFNPEPIAEFIDCAVIGDGEQAVLDMTEIIRAWKAEGRPGGREEVLLRLAKTGGVYVPGFYDVEYLPDGRIGRVVPNRSGVPWRVSKHTVMDLDEWPYPKQPLVPLAETVHERMSVEIFRGCTRGCRFCQAGMITRPVRERSITGIGEMVEKGLKATGFEEVGLLSLSSADHTEIADIAKGLADRYSDDKVGLSLPSTRVDAFNVDLANELTRNGRRSGLTFAPEGGSERMRKVINKMVSEEDLIRTVATAYGNGWRQVKLYFMCGLPTETDEDVLQIGDMAVNVIAKGREVSGQNDIRCTVSIGGFVPKPHTPFQWAPQLSAEETDARLTKLRDKIRGDKKYGRSIGFRYHDGKPGIVEGLLSRGDRRIGDVIRAVYESGGRFDGWREHFSYDRWMEAAEKTLPAYGVDVAWYTTRERTYEEVLPWDHLDSGLDKDWLWEDWQDALDETEVDDCRWTPCFDCGVCPQMDTQIQIGPTGKKLLPLSVVK, encoded by the coding sequence GTGATGTCCGAGTCGGTCTTCCCACAGCTCGAAGCTCTGCTCCCGCATGTGCAGAAGCCCATCCAGTACGTCGGTGGTGAGCTCAACTCCACCGTGAAGCCGTGGGAGAGCGCGGACGTCCGCTGGGCGCTCATGTACCCGGACGCGTACGAGGTCGGGCTCCCCAACCAGGGCGTCATGATCCTGTACGAGGTGCTCAACGAGCGCGAGGGCGTCCTCGCCGAGCGCACGTACAGCGTGTGGCCGGACCTGGAAGAGCTCATGCGCGAGCACAAGGTCCCGCAGTTCACCGTCGACAGCCACCGCCCCGTCGGTGACTTCGACGTGTTCGGGCTGTCCTTCTCCACCGAGCTCGGCTACACCAACATGCTCACGGCGCTGGACCTCGCGGGCATCCCGCTGGAGGCCAAGAACCGTACGGTGGACCACCCGATCGTCCTCGCGGGCGGCCACGCGGCCTTCAACCCCGAGCCGATCGCCGAGTTCATCGACTGCGCGGTCATCGGCGACGGCGAGCAGGCCGTCCTCGACATGACCGAGATCATCCGCGCCTGGAAGGCCGAGGGCCGCCCCGGCGGGCGCGAGGAGGTCCTGCTGCGCCTCGCGAAGACCGGCGGCGTCTACGTCCCGGGCTTCTACGACGTCGAGTACCTGCCGGACGGCCGCATCGGCCGCGTCGTCCCGAACCGCTCCGGCGTGCCGTGGCGCGTGTCCAAGCACACCGTCATGGACCTCGACGAGTGGCCGTACCCCAAGCAGCCCCTGGTCCCGCTCGCCGAGACCGTCCACGAGCGCATGTCCGTGGAGATCTTCCGCGGCTGCACCCGCGGCTGCCGTTTCTGCCAGGCCGGCATGATCACGCGCCCCGTGCGGGAGCGAAGCATCACCGGCATCGGCGAGATGGTCGAGAAGGGTCTGAAGGCGACCGGCTTCGAGGAGGTCGGCCTGCTCTCGCTGTCCTCCGCCGACCACACCGAGATCGCCGACATCGCCAAGGGCCTCGCGGACCGCTACTCGGACGACAAGGTGGGCCTGTCCCTGCCGTCGACCCGCGTGGACGCGTTCAACGTGGACCTCGCCAACGAGCTGACCCGCAACGGGCGCCGCTCGGGCCTCACCTTCGCCCCCGAGGGCGGCTCCGAGCGCATGCGCAAGGTCATCAACAAGATGGTCTCGGAAGAGGACCTCATCCGGACCGTCGCCACCGCGTACGGCAACGGCTGGCGCCAGGTGAAGCTGTACTTCATGTGCGGCCTGCCCACCGAGACCGACGAGGACGTCCTCCAGATCGGCGACATGGCGGTCAACGTCATCGCCAAGGGCCGCGAGGTCTCCGGCCAGAACGACATCCGCTGCACCGTGTCGATCGGCGGGTTCGTCCCGAAGCCGCACACCCCGTTCCAGTGGGCGCCGCAGCTGTCGGCCGAGGAGACGGACGCGCGCCTGACCAAGCTGCGCGACAAGATCCGCGGCGACAAGAAGTACGGCCGCTCCATCGGCTTCCGCTACCACGACGGCAAGCCCGGCATCGTCGAGGGCCTGCTCTCGCGCGGCGACCGCCGCATCGGCGACGTCATCCGCGCCGTGTACGAGTCGGGCGGCCGCTTCGACGGCTGGCGCGAGCACTTCTCGTACGACCGCTGGATGGAGGCCGCCGAGAAGACGCTGCCCGCGTACGGCGTGGACGTGGCCTGGTACACCACCCGCGAGCGCACCTACGAGGAGGTCCTGCCCTGGGACCACCTGGACTCCGGTCTCGACAAGGACTGGCTCTGGGAGGACTGGCAGGACGCCCTCGACGAGACCGAGGTCGACGACTGCCGCTGGACCCCCTGCTTCGACTGCGGCGTCTGCCCGCAGATGGACACGCAGATCCAGATCGGCCCGACGGGCAAGAAGCTGCTGCCGCTGTCGGTCGTGAAGTAG